Below is a genomic region from Vitis riparia cultivar Riparia Gloire de Montpellier isolate 1030 chromosome 5, EGFV_Vit.rip_1.0, whole genome shotgun sequence.
TACAGATGAATTTATGGGAATTTAATACCAACACATGGGACTTCACTGATCTACAGCAGCTGACAACTTACCCTGCTGATGCTAGAATTGGCTTGGAATTACTGATTCATCGATACTAATCTCTTCGCAAGTGGTGTCGATAGGcaattcaaaaaatttccaaattagaTGACTGGGGAACTTTCTTTGTTTGGACATGAGTGCTATGGACTGTTACAGTAGTCAGAACTTCTTGATGACACACCCCAGCTTGTTCTTGATTTTAGTCACGTGGATGGCATTACATCCAGGAACTTCACCAGAATTGGCCGAGCTTTCCTGAGAACGAAAAAAGAATCTGTGTTGTACCCAATTTCAGTAACCAGTTTACCCTTGCCTCCCGTTTTCTTCCCTGCAGTTCAAGTCTCGTGAAAGTCTATTTGCTGGCGAATCGATGCAGGCCGGTAGCTAAGAGACTGGAAATGCCTCATATGATGTCCATTGTCCTGAATGCATGAGGGTGAAGAAACGAAACATCTTTTAGTTCCTTTTCTCATCAGTTTCTGTAATCAACAAATCAGCCAAAATGCTCTTAGTTCTCTCCTGAGCATCACTTTCAGTTCTGCAATATGTCTTGCTCTCTTTTATTGGTAGAAATTCTGAAATGGTCAGAGCCATTCAAAGAGTCTGATATCTGTCAAAGTATGTTGAGCTAACAGTCCTGGAAACAAGCCAATTACACACACCCCCCCTGCCACAAATCAGTCGTAAGTGAAGTCTGTCCAGTTCTTCGCAGTACTAATGACCAGTGGGGCGGGATGATGCTGAGTGAAGCCTTCTATAGACCAGGGTATTGTGTAGAGCAATAGGCATTACTTCAGAAGACTGGGTGAGATTAAGTCATGGCAGTAGCTTGAGTGGAAATTCAATCCCTGATTTTTCCACAAATAATCAGCAAGTTTCAGAATTTTCCTTGTTCTATGAACTGGGATCATCTCATGAAAGGTGCAAAGTTGGACGAATCACTCATCACTGATGTCTACGGCAGCTGAATTTATTGATGGCTATCATTTCTTTGTCTTCAAAAGTCATTTTCATTGCGCAGTCCCGTTAAATCTTCCTGATGGCCCCCACATTTTCATCCCATGTTGAAGCAATTCTATTGACAATTTCGATAGTTATGTCAACACCAGTACTCCTTAATGAAAATACAGCAAAAGCTTTTCCACAACATTAGCCAAGGGAgcaaaaatctcattcattGTTCACAAGGGAACATGATGCTGAAGCTTCTTTCACTTCCTTTAAGCCCTTGAGACAAATGGCACCGAGACCCTTAAGAACAAATGTGAGGGCCTTTGAAGAAGGGAGTATTCCTGCCACTATTGAAGATAAAAGGCATCAAGGTGATCCAGTTCATGCAAAGCAAAAAGACAAGTAGGGTCTTTATAGATAATGTCGGTCATGACAGTTATGGCTGAAAAAGTATCCTCCAAGGTTGACAGGTAATGAATTATACTGGGAACCTTGGGATCCCGTAGAATTTGCGGGAATACATGTGAGAGCCTCTGAAGGAGAAAGTATTCCAGCCGCTCCAATCATTTCTGCATTACCAAATACCAGTGACAAAGTAGCAAGTAAAGTATTATCATAAGGATTTGATGTCTAATATCCGTATCATGGATCTCAACTCTTGTCACTCCGATCTCAGTATGATATATTTGCTTATCCAGTATGAGATGCCATGTCAGGCGTGGCATTGAAGAGGACTATGGCAGTCTTTGCTGAAAATCAAGACCAACATATGCTGTAGGTCTCCATGAGCCTGGATAAATAAAAGATGAACAGCAGCCCTGaattaataagaaaacaaaCGACAACTTGACCTTTGGCAATTGTGGCAGACCCTCTGAATCCTCATCAGCTATCAGACCCAGTAGACCCCCCTGTCATTTTGCTTACTTGGAGGTTCTTCAAGATCGTGGATCATGCCGGCTCCGTTTTGCAGTCGATATACATTTTTAAGATCAGCAGGAGCAACAATCTGAACTCAGAATCAGACCACCTATGACCGTTTGGTCATTGGATGAGAAAACCTCCAGGTCCTTTTGAGGAAATGTATTATAAGGACCCTTCCAAAGCTTTCTTTATCCATTCCTTTGCCAAGTAATATGTTCTCTTCTATCTTGCCACTCTGAATTCAAGGAAAATGAGTACCAAATTAAACATCGTAACCAACTTGTTCACCATGGCGGCCTTTAGTTTGAGCTCTACAATTTCTAGAAAACCCGTGACTGATCAAATTCCCATGCTGCATACCTGAACGCACCAGAACTGATGCTGATGCCTTCATGGGCACCAAAACTGATCAATCTCACCGCTGGCAAAGCTTCTCCAAAAATGGGCAAAACTATCTATGCTTCACCTCTCCTCTGTTCTTCCACCCCTGTTTTGCTTCCTTCATTCTCCAGTAACAGATACTTCGACTGGTGCCAAACAATCTTCCTCATGAAACAGTAGTTGTATGAGAAACCACTGAACCTgcttttttcttccaaatttggATATTGAGTTTTGACAGCATCAAGAAGCCATTGTCTAGCGCCATCCATCAGTGACGCAGACATGGCTGGAAATACTTGAAATATCCACAAAAAACAAAGGAAGACTACCAAGGAAACGGAgcatgaagaaaataaacaaaaaaagaacCAATGGAAGCctcatttcatattttattccaCGGGCTTAGGTTGGTGAGGGGATTCCAGCAAACAAATACAGCCACAATTCTCATGTAATgcacagtaaaaaaaaaaaaaaacagagcctTTCAGTTCCAAACCTAAACTAGAGAACtccaaagagagaaatcaaCAACTATAGAAGCAATCTAGTACcaatgcaaacaaaatataaCCTTTGTCATTCTACACCCAAGCATCCAGTCAAAACTTAAAATCCAGTGAAGATTAATACATAACAAGAGGATAATGGGAATGAAGGAAGAGTCTACGAAAAGCGTACCTGGAAATGCTCCTTTCTGGTAAGAAAATCCCTGCTGGTATATTGTCTCAGATCTCTTACTCTACTTTGCCGTGCTTCCTTCGTCTCCCTTTCTTCTCTGaatgtcttttcttttctccctccTTTTGTTCTTATCCATAGTCCTCCTTCTAAAAATTCATAATCATCCTTTTATTTGCATAAAGGAAATTCCTTCCTTATTCACTTCTTGTTGATCCTCTCCGTTAAAGAAACAATCTTTGCCAGCCACTGTATTTCCTTTAGTGGTGTGTGGATCCCATATGATATGCCTGTTTATCTTTGAAGAACCTCCTCTTCTTGTGCTCCAGCCGTGCCTTCCTTTCTCGGAGAAAATTCTTCATCCAAAGAAATCCATAGGTCTCCTATCAATCTATTAACctctttttttgaattgttttcttCCTTGTCCAAATTGCATGAATATCCTCCAAAGATCCCTACATGGCAGCCACGAGTTTAGAGAATTCCACCTTCCCATATGAATCTTTTTCTTTACAAACTAGAATCCCTTTCGTGCGTGATTACCCTCAATATTTGCACTCCATCTACAGCAGTGGACTTTCCTTTGTCAAAATTTTTGGTATCCTCTTTCCAAATAGCTGGTAGCGTTTCCTCATgcaagaaataaataaagataaaaataaaaataaaaataaaataaaaataaagattaaataataaatatcatgaaattgaaaatcaaagaaatttaaatcacgcaactaaaaaataaaaatcaaccacatgcaagccatgcaaGAAAGTGAACCATGTAATCATGCAAAAATACgagccatgcaaccatgcaaaccATGTAGAAATGCCCAAAGGTGACCTAGGGTGTGTCTAAGTGTCCTAGGACGaactaagtgggcctagataAACCTAGGTGGGCCTATGTGAACCTAGATGTTCTTGGGCAAACTTAGTGGAATCTAATCCTAAAGTGTACTTAGGTAAaacctaatctaaacttgaaagGCGGCCAAGGtcagataaatccctcaaccaaagtctctgAGGTGGCTTATAGAAGGCAAACTGTATGAGTAaaaatgggccaccaaggaactactatggagtATTGAAAGAgcacttaaagacatgtgctaaagggacaaaatggagggtctacacgtACCGGACTTGGCCGACTTAGTTGTTCTAGGACGAAGATAAGAAATGCaaaaggattttctttggttaggGTTTGGGAGGGAAAGAGGAGTATCTTATAAGCTGGATCTAAGTGTGCTTCGAGAAATAAGGCCCTCTTAGAGAAGTGGCTATGGGGTATCCTAGGAGAGTATTGCTTTATGGCACAAGGTATTCTGAGCATCTATGGGACACATTCAAATGGTTGAGATGCCAACATTTTAGTGGAAAATGGGTCAAAAATCCGTTTGTGGGAAGATTTGTGTTGGGAAATCAACGTTTGTTGCACAATATTTTTGAGTCTTTACAAACTTTTATCAGTTCAAAATTCTCCTATTTCATTTGTCCTTGGTCTTTCTTCTCCTCTTACTTGAAACTTTAACTTTCAGCCAACCTTACGGATATAGAGATAGAGGATCTTGAAAGACTCATGTCCATTCCCAATAGTGTTAATCTAACACCGTAATCCCTAGATATGAGACCTTGTTTATTATCACCTTTCAACTTATTTTTGgtcaaatctttttttcttaaccTCATTTGATCATTtaactttagttttcttttctcttgctAATTTCATATGGAAATCAAAAGCTCAGCCAAAGGTCAGACATTTGCTTCTTTAGTGGCTAACAGAAGGTAATATCAATGACTTGCTTTAGATGAGAAGACCATTCAAATCCCTTAGTCTAGATTGTTGACCTTTGTGTATGGTTAGTTGAGAATCAATGATCACCTTTTTACATTGTTTGACAACTTTAGAGTTATAAGGTAAGCTATTCAAACTAGTAAGTTTGGATTAGGTTCCTTCTAGAAATGCTTGTGACATGTTGACCATTTCTTTTAGAGGTTTGGGTAGCACTAATTGGGGTAAAGTTCTAGGGCAAATAGCTTGTTTTACATTGATTTGGATAGCACAATGGGAAGAATGTAAGGATCTTTGAGGACAAGTGGAGGACTTTCAAAATGATATGGGACCTAGTCTACCTCTATCCATATTTTTGGGCCTCTACTACCATAGTTTTCAAAAGTATTCCTCTCAACATTATTCAACTTGATTGACTTTCAATATGTAGATCAGAAGGTTCAAATAGCAATGTTGAAACATTTTGATGTCTTTtggattgtttttctttcctttttttgatcaaattttgtatttagGGAAGATTTCTTATCCttcttttgtttactttttcaatgaaaatgttcttcgtttctaataaaaaaaattataagttttgtttatttatttatttttaccaacCATGAAAGTCATGCTGAATATGGAAAAATGCACATTTCCTGGGAAATACTGCAATTTGTCtttttggatttgttttatgaaagttttaatggatttttgtgggtattatatttggtttcacaTTAATGCAAATCTCTTGGGAATTACAGCAGTGTTTTCATCTTTTGGTTTCCTCTTCCTAAgttactagtttttttttttttttggtgggtaTTATATTTGTTGCCAGACTAGaatgcatttttaaaaaaaatctgtgGTCGGATTTCTTACTGTCATGGCCTGTAATTTAATGGGTTGACGTGGAACAAACATAAAAACAGGCTGGACCCTGATCAAAGTCGGATGCTGTGATATCCAGTTGCTGTGGTGTACAGCATCTTCCAACTTTTTTGTGATGTAAAATGGAACTGTTGCATTTTACTGTAGCTTATAGGCTTCAAATATTAGCCTTAATTGGCAACAAATCTTACCACATTTTTTGCAATTTGGTTTCTGCGGACCTTTCTGTGTAATCTTTGCAAATGGTTGTGGAGGAAAATTCTTAAGATTTTCTGTGTCTATTACAGGGAGAGCAGTTAAAACAAAGGAACGTTATAGAGCTTGTAGATGAATCTCCAGCTCCTTTGCTTGGTTCTACAAAGTAAGCTTTGTTGTATTTCTTTAGATTTACCTTGATTTATATTTCAATAAGTACTTGCTTACTTCTCTCAGGAACACAATTGAGCTCAAGAAACAAGATGCATTCGAAGTTCCAAGATGCATTGACACCCGTATGGATGGAGTTTTTCCTGCCAAAAAGTCTAGGTTTAGGATGCTTTCTGGAAAAGAAAATGCTAAGGTACAATACTTTTTCatctaaaattgatttattatcaaGTATGTTTACTGTAACATGTTAGAACTGTCAAATCACTAATCTGTCAAGATCTTGAATGTGCCATGCAATTTACCATGCATTATTTCTGtcttaatttattcaattttttaatatatgcaGGAAGATATTTCAGCTGCGCCAGCTGGCTGCTTGAAGAATATCTGTGTTTCTTTGAATTCAGTTGTCAAGAGTCATCCACAACTTTCATGGTATACATTTCCAGGACGGTGTACCTTgtttataattgataaattgtttgcttttttcttatttattcaatttcttATTTCTATCAGTCCAGAGAATACTGTGGTTTCAGCTGCAGTTTCCAAAGATGGTACAAGGCAAGATTGTGAATATGCTGAAAAGTGCAGTCAAAGCACATTTCGTAGTGTGGCTGAATTATCACTTGGTAGTGAGAGGATATCTGAAATGGCTGTTGTTGATATGGTATTTTTGTTAGCATTTTCCCCTTTTATTTACTTGAAGAAAGTTCTGTGTCAaatataaatctatttattttcacAGGATAAAGCATTAAAAGGACTGGTTGCCTGTGAACCCCGTGCTTTTTCTGGTTTAGCTGCTGATTCTTCTGAAAAGTTCGGCAATTTTACTTCAATCTCTTCTGGCCATTTCTGCTCTGAATTTCATATTCCTGGGCAGAAGGCCCCACTGGATTTTACATTAAAAACTAATATGCAGATAGTGTCTTCTTCCTCTGTGAACTGGTGAGTGTGCTGGTATGTTCTGTGTTGTTGGTTCTCATCACAGTTACACATCTTACCGTTTCTAGAGATTGTTTTGCTTTAAGGGTGAAAAATAATGCTTCCTCATCTTTACTCTATTTTCATCTGGAATTTTTTTTGGACGTGATCTGATGCATGAAACTGGTGTTGAACTTAAATCATTCACTTGAGAAGCCTAGATAAGGGTTTTTGGTGGTTTAGGATGACTACCATAAAATACATTCTATGAAAAACAATGTAGCATCAACAAGTCTGTTGTATTtttgggaggattcctcatccttcttttgtgtTCCTTTATACTTAATACATTtattgtttctgataaaaaatatatatcctcAAAAGGCAGGATACAATCACAAGGACACAATAACATATCAATATATACTTTTatacataaattatataatatctGAAAATTATGAGTCTGGCTAgttcatcttttttttatactaaattgCATAGCTTAGAAGAAGCAACTCATTCACTTGTATCCATGCTTAGAGCATCTCTAATGCAATACCAAAGtagtttatatatatgtgtgtgtgtgtgtgtgcacgtcaaaaaacaactaaatttttaaatattggcACTCCAATGGGAGCTGTCATTATTTGGCTTTCCTTTTAGCATTGCCAAATGCAATGCCATCTTTGGCATTTGGTTGGAGAATGGTGGTTGATTGCGTTGTGAGTCTGGTGCTAAAATTTGGCATCGttagtttaatatttaagttGGAGAGCAATTACCATTGCCAGAAAATAAGTTTGGCATTTGTTGTTTTAGCTATTTGCATTGGAGATGCTCTTAGTGTgtaatatctttttctttttttttttaaatggttttacTGTGCTCATTCTTATCATgccaaatgtttttttattttcttttttaagatttaAGGTTTTATCAAGATTATACCAGGCTTAACTGCAGGTAAATGATATGTTGTTGCTGTGACTTATTTAAATAGATTTCCTTATGTCATTGGATGAGGTTTTCAGAAACATGTAACACAATAAATAGTGcatacaaaatttattaacaaTGTAGTCACATACgcaaaaacaaaattactaaTTGGACAACTACATAAATTGATTGAGGATATGGTCTTTAAATACGTAATTGCACTCGAGTGGTTTGGAGAATGATGACTGGCAGTGCgtccatttgtttttttttgataggtaagattTGACTAACTTGTATGCCTAAACTTGATTACTCATTTATTTTGGTTATTCCCTTCAAATTAAATGGCATGTCCGGCTAGTCTCATGCTTACTCCGTTCTTGAAAATTATCTATACCATACCAATTTACTGAAAAACTGGACTGATGCAATATTGAGAGAAGTACAATTCGAcataacttttgtttttttctgaTTTTCAGGAATGTGAAGATAAGATAATGGGTTCATTTTATTGTTTAGGTGGCTGGTAGTGCACTTTGTTTAATGCTATATGATGGAAACTTTAACTATAATGAATTTGTCAGTGCAATTCTTTGGTAATCTATCGTATTCAAAGCTATTGGTTATCTGTGTATAGAAGATGTTGTAGAAGAAAGAAgtaatctaaaatttttatttatgaacaaaattttaCAAGCTTCAATTGCAACTTCCTTTTTTCGTAACTTTCTGGGGCATAGGCATGTTATTGTTTCCCACGGGGAATGATTCAGGCTTGAGTGTGATTTACATTCAAATTGCTgtgaattttttctaaatagccTATTTCACTTGTTAGATGTCTCTCCCACAAAACTCAAATTAtgttaattgaaattttgagagaatATCATAATTGCCAGCTAAGTGTTGACGGTGttggattttcttttgtaatattttgatGCTCTTTTGCTGAAGTATTtggatctcatttttttttttttttctgtcaatcaatttttaaaaaattcatacttTGGTGCTAACATTTAATTAACCCACATATATTTCTGCTTTTGGACACAGTTGCTATTTTTCCTTGAACAATAAATTTTTGTACTAATATTTGACTAGAAGAAATATCATTGAATTATGTCCAGACTATTCTGATTTCATTTGATATCAtctattctttttatatttattcctaGATCATTGGTTCTATATTGTGTTGGTATTTGTAAGCATTACAAGGTTatgcattaataaaatattcagAAAAGCGATGATTTTGCCATATATATGGGTTATGTGTATGCAAATTGTTGCATAATCTATGTATGGACTAATGTATATTCCACCACACTTAGCATTAGGTCGTTCGTAGAAGGTGATTTTAGCTAATCGACCTTATCTCTTTTGCCATTCCTAGGTTTCATAGATTGAACATGTCTGCTACTTACAATGGTACAACCCTATCTACACCGCAATTTGGTTGTTCCAAGGATCAAAATATTAGCTGCTCCTCTGGGATCACTTCCACTGcccaaatattcaattatagaGCTTTGCACTCATGGGTGCACCCTCAGTCTTCTCTACCACCTTCTGTCATATCAGCATGGACCTTATCTGCTGCAGATGGAGGTTTGTgaaccaaatattttattagtatgaaatttaagtttttcttttcctttcttttcctcaagTTTTCTTACAACAAATTTTCTTAGTCAATTTAGTGGAAACGGATTTCTTAATCAAACGACAACTAGCATGGGAAGACTCATTTCGAAGTCTCTATTACATGCTTAGAAAGAATATCTGTAATATCTTCTATGGTAATTACCTTCTTCCATGCTTCATAGTAGTTTTCAATTTTACGTAAGTTCTTGTAAGATTTCATATCTTGTTCATATGGAGCAACCTGCAGATTAATAGAATACCCTTTTGATCCCTTATGGTGAATGATCTTTTCTTGCGTTACCTGAAGTATTAGTTTATGTTTTGGGCTCAATTGCTTTGGCCAGTTgctgtttggtttttggaataCCATGGTCTTTGTCGTTGTGATGAAATTTCTCTGAGTATTTATGTTCTCTCTGTTCTTCCTGGCATTGCAATTATTTGGTGTACTAATTCttataaaaagggaaaagacagtattatatagagaaaaataagcTGTTTGTTAGTTTGTGCATTAGcgcttttttttcttcctcttgttGGAGGAGTCGgaacaaaagataataatattaCATGGAGAAAAATAAGTTGTTTGTTACTTTGTGCATTAGtgcccttttttttcctctcttgtGGGAGGAGTCACAACAGTGTTggttattttatgaatttgaaGCAAAGTGCCtatagttttgaaatttaataatttgttagtGTCGAACTCAAGGCTACAAATGTTGGTTTTAGTGGACATTTCATGGTTCCTAAGtataataatgttaatatatCTATGTTTATGCCAATGTCATTgttgagaaatatttttggtgatttgcatgaaaaaaaagaaagtatacTTTCAGTTAAAcctcaaaatttataataatttagaagtccaaattctaaaatcttaGAAAATTCGAAGACTTAATTGCATTGATTAAACAAAATTGGGTTTAAATTGATTACCAATAACTGAGTGAAGATTATGTCATGAAGTGTGGGAATTTGTATGGAAAGGAAAAT
It encodes:
- the LOC117915198 gene encoding protein downstream neighbor of Son-like: MDGVFPAKKSRFRMLSGKENAKEDISAAPAGCLKNICVSLNSVVKSHPQLSCPENTVVSAAVSKDGTRQDCEYAEKCSQSTFRSVAELSLGSERISEMAVVDMDKALKGLVACEPRAFSGLAADSSEKFGNFTSISSGHFCSEFHIPGQKAPLDFTLKTNMQIVSSSSVNWFHRLNMSATYNGTTLSTPQFGCSKDQNISCSSGITSTAQIFNYRALHSWVHPQSSLPPSVISAWTLSAADGVNLVETDFLIKRQLAWEDSFRSLYYMLRKNICNIFYVCTSQFVVVFASGDGSGEKKQSSNAYISQSTRGLRIPKSPCPGVPSQRKTQIEYRPA